A single window of Eucalyptus grandis isolate ANBG69807.140 chromosome 1, ASM1654582v1, whole genome shotgun sequence DNA harbors:
- the LOC104440499 gene encoding phosphatidate cytidylyltransferase, mitochondrial isoform X1: MTSAEEVKRDELAGFLKVLPPVEFSCVYGSTLHPNNRDKSSMVDYIVGVSDPLQWHSENLKRNRDHYASWMVHVGGAKLITEIADEIGVGVHFNPFVTWNDKMLKYGVVRMHDLLQDVLRWDRFYLSGRLQKPVHILLDNLDIENANSSNLRAAVSAALLLLPHEFCEEDLYAKICSLSYMGDLRMLFAEDRNKARKIVQGQFSLFQSMYKPFLEEYETKNMIRFSSCGSHKANIFQNINLSTTSSLVSLLPQAMRNHMGMKLGEQKRIAESGRVVCDVMISSREEAAKCMQKVLRRTVMMSSARQAVSGFLTAGGLNAVRYLGKKMAKAWKSQT, encoded by the exons ATGACGAGTGCTGAGGAAGTGAAAAGAGACGAGCTCGCCGGCTTTCTGAAAGTGCTCCCGCCGGTGGAGTTTTCCTGTGTCTACGGATCGACTCTGCATCCTAACAATCGGGACAAG tCATCCATGGTGGATTACATTGTTGGAGTATCAGATCCTTTGCAGTGGCATTCTGAG AATCTCAAACGGAATCGAGATCACTATGCTTCCTGGATGGTCCATGTTGGTGGAGCAAAActg ATCACGGAGATTGCAGATGAAATTGGTGTTGGGGTTCATTTCAACCCTTTTGTTACTTGGAATGATAAG ATGCTCAAGTATGGAGTTGTTCGGATGCATGACCTGCTACAGGATGTGCTCAGGTGGGACAGATTCTACTTGAGTGGCAGACTGCAAAAACCt GTTCACATACTGCTCGATAACTTGGACATTGAAAATGCCAATTCTTCTAATCTGAGAGCTGCAGTCTCAGCTGCTCTTCTCCTCTTGCCGCATGAATTTTGTGAG GAAGACCTTTATGCTAAGATATGCAGTCTCTCATACATGGGCGACCTACGTATGCTTTTTGCAGAGGATAGGAATAAG GCGAGGAAGATTGTACAAGGGCAATTCAGTCTCTTTCAGTCTATGTACAAGCCATTTCTTGAGGAATATGAGACAAAAAATATGATAAGATTCTCATCATGCGGCAGTCATAAAGCAAATATATTTCAG AATATAAATTTATCCACCACCTCTTCGCTTGTTTCCTTGCTACCGCAAGCAATGAGAAatcacatgggaatgaagctaGGAGAGCAGAAAAGGATTGCTGAGTCAG GTCGAGTAGTGTGTGATGTTATGATCAGCTCGAGAGAAGAGGCGGCAAAATGCATGCAGAAGGTTCTCCGGCGTACCGTGATGATGTCAAGTGCAAGGCAGGCTGTGTCGGGTTTCCTGACGGCTGGTGGTCTCAATGCTGTTAGGTATCTCGGCAAGAAGATGGCCAAGGCCTGGAAGTCCCAGACCTGA
- the LOC104440499 gene encoding phosphatidate cytidylyltransferase, mitochondrial isoform X2, with the protein MVHVGGAKLITEIADEIGVGVHFNPFVTWNDKMLKYGVVRMHDLLQDVLRWDRFYLSGRLQKPVHILLDNLDIENANSSNLRAAVSAALLLLPHEFCEEDLYAKICSLSYMGDLRMLFAEDRNKARKIVQGQFSLFQSMYKPFLEEYETKNMIRFSSCGSHKANIFQNINLSTTSSLVSLLPQAMRNHMGMKLGEQKRIAESGRVVCDVMISSREEAAKCMQKVLRRTVMMSSARQAVSGFLTAGGLNAVRYLGKKMAKAWKSQT; encoded by the exons ATGGTCCATGTTGGTGGAGCAAAActg ATCACGGAGATTGCAGATGAAATTGGTGTTGGGGTTCATTTCAACCCTTTTGTTACTTGGAATGATAAG ATGCTCAAGTATGGAGTTGTTCGGATGCATGACCTGCTACAGGATGTGCTCAGGTGGGACAGATTCTACTTGAGTGGCAGACTGCAAAAACCt GTTCACATACTGCTCGATAACTTGGACATTGAAAATGCCAATTCTTCTAATCTGAGAGCTGCAGTCTCAGCTGCTCTTCTCCTCTTGCCGCATGAATTTTGTGAG GAAGACCTTTATGCTAAGATATGCAGTCTCTCATACATGGGCGACCTACGTATGCTTTTTGCAGAGGATAGGAATAAG GCGAGGAAGATTGTACAAGGGCAATTCAGTCTCTTTCAGTCTATGTACAAGCCATTTCTTGAGGAATATGAGACAAAAAATATGATAAGATTCTCATCATGCGGCAGTCATAAAGCAAATATATTTCAG AATATAAATTTATCCACCACCTCTTCGCTTGTTTCCTTGCTACCGCAAGCAATGAGAAatcacatgggaatgaagctaGGAGAGCAGAAAAGGATTGCTGAGTCAG GTCGAGTAGTGTGTGATGTTATGATCAGCTCGAGAGAAGAGGCGGCAAAATGCATGCAGAAGGTTCTCCGGCGTACCGTGATGATGTCAAGTGCAAGGCAGGCTGTGTCGGGTTTCCTGACGGCTGGTGGTCTCAATGCTGTTAGGTATCTCGGCAAGAAGATGGCCAAGGCCTGGAAGTCCCAGACCTGA
- the LOC104440499 gene encoding phosphatidate cytidylyltransferase, mitochondrial isoform X3 translates to MLKYGVVRMHDLLQDVLRWDRFYLSGRLQKPVHILLDNLDIENANSSNLRAAVSAALLLLPHEFCEEDLYAKICSLSYMGDLRMLFAEDRNKARKIVQGQFSLFQSMYKPFLEEYETKNMIRFSSCGSHKANIFQNINLSTTSSLVSLLPQAMRNHMGMKLGEQKRIAESGRVVCDVMISSREEAAKCMQKVLRRTVMMSSARQAVSGFLTAGGLNAVRYLGKKMAKAWKSQT, encoded by the exons ATGCTCAAGTATGGAGTTGTTCGGATGCATGACCTGCTACAGGATGTGCTCAGGTGGGACAGATTCTACTTGAGTGGCAGACTGCAAAAACCt GTTCACATACTGCTCGATAACTTGGACATTGAAAATGCCAATTCTTCTAATCTGAGAGCTGCAGTCTCAGCTGCTCTTCTCCTCTTGCCGCATGAATTTTGTGAG GAAGACCTTTATGCTAAGATATGCAGTCTCTCATACATGGGCGACCTACGTATGCTTTTTGCAGAGGATAGGAATAAG GCGAGGAAGATTGTACAAGGGCAATTCAGTCTCTTTCAGTCTATGTACAAGCCATTTCTTGAGGAATATGAGACAAAAAATATGATAAGATTCTCATCATGCGGCAGTCATAAAGCAAATATATTTCAG AATATAAATTTATCCACCACCTCTTCGCTTGTTTCCTTGCTACCGCAAGCAATGAGAAatcacatgggaatgaagctaGGAGAGCAGAAAAGGATTGCTGAGTCAG GTCGAGTAGTGTGTGATGTTATGATCAGCTCGAGAGAAGAGGCGGCAAAATGCATGCAGAAGGTTCTCCGGCGTACCGTGATGATGTCAAGTGCAAGGCAGGCTGTGTCGGGTTTCCTGACGGCTGGTGGTCTCAATGCTGTTAGGTATCTCGGCAAGAAGATGGCCAAGGCCTGGAAGTCCCAGACCTGA
- the LOC104440641 gene encoding GATA transcription factor 16, translating into MPDPGEKLQGSTDCSDGASAAEGKKTCADCGTSKTPLWRGGPAGPKSLCNACGIRSRKKRRAVIGLNKVGVEIKKAKRSSSGGNGGSLKRRVLAWGREVLMQRLSDDRQRTKLGEVEQAAVLLMALSYGSVYA; encoded by the exons ATGCCGGATCCGGGTGAAAAG TTGCAGGGATCGACGGATTGTTCCGACGGAGCATCGGCGGCGGAGGGGAAGAAGACCTGCGCCGACTGCGGGACCTCCAAGACGCCGCTCTGGCGCGGCGGCCCGGCTGGCCCTAAG TCTCTGTGCAATGCGTGCGGGATCAGGAGCAGGAAGAAGAGGCGGGCCGTGATCGGCCTGAACAAGGTCGGGGTGGAGATCAAGAAGGCGAAGcgcagcagcagcggcggcaACGGCGGGTCCTTGAAGCGGCGGGTCTTGGCCTGGGGGAGGGAGGTGTTGATGCAGAGACTGAGCGACGACAGGCAGAGGACCAAGCTCGGGGAGGTCGAGCAGGCCGCCGTGCTCCTCATGGCCCTGTCGTACGGCTCCGTCTACGCCTAG